The Spirochaetota bacterium genome includes a window with the following:
- a CDS encoding class I SAM-dependent methyltransferase, which translates to MKLYHELAEHYFAIEKNHRDIRTDVRFITALLENKEYPSLLDLGCGTGEHLGMLVKTGIRCTGIDISADMLVQARERYPAGIEFIRSSMSDIEYENAFDMVISLFGSFNYLIHDAEVESMLLKIRNALVPGGIVIFEIWNSPPILKIREKEIGPVSTTSHGDSIIKRERGFKLREDAFKTVVEVNYRYSVDGPGGFKNIRDRHVMRCFTAAEIRHFIAKAGFTVRNIFANFNSEPYEENSNRMVVLFERN; encoded by the coding sequence ATGAAGCTCTACCATGAACTGGCCGAACATTACTTCGCCATAGAAAAAAACCATCGCGATATACGGACCGACGTGCGGTTCATCACCGCCCTTCTTGAAAACAAAGAGTATCCCTCCCTCCTCGACCTTGGCTGCGGCACCGGCGAGCACCTGGGCATGCTCGTGAAAACGGGCATCCGCTGCACCGGGATCGACATCAGCGCCGACATGCTGGTCCAGGCGCGGGAGCGCTATCCGGCCGGCATCGAGTTTATCCGTTCCAGCATGTCCGATATCGAATACGAAAACGCTTTTGACATGGTCATCTCCCTTTTCGGGTCCTTCAACTACCTCATCCATGACGCCGAGGTCGAGTCGATGCTCCTGAAGATCCGCAACGCCCTTGTCCCCGGGGGTATCGTCATTTTCGAGATATGGAACTCCCCTCCCATCCTGAAGATACGGGAAAAGGAGATCGGCCCCGTATCGACGACCAGCCACGGGGACTCCATAATCAAGCGGGAGAGGGGATTCAAGCTCCGCGAGGACGCTTTCAAGACCGTTGTCGAGGTAAATTACCGGTACAGCGTCGACGGTCCCGGCGGGTTTAAGAATATCCGAGACCGCCACGTCATGAGGTGCTTCACCGCAGCCGAGATCAGGCATTTCATCGCAAAAGCCGGATTCACGGTCAGGAATATTTTCGCCAATTTCAATTCCGAGCCCTACGAGGAGAATTCGAACAGGATGGTGGTGCTGTTTGAGCGCAATTGA